The sequence ctgACAAGCCTGTCACCAGTGTACGTCAACTTATGGACCAgattgacaaatacaaaagaGTGGAAGAGAACCAGCtgcaagggaaaggaaaggagaaggttatccctcaaAAAAGGAGTGATTTCAGGTTGGATCGATACAACAATAACCATCCGAGGAGATATTTCGCAGGGCAATCCGGATCAACCAACACGCAGACGATTAACGTCGTATTCAGAGAACCAGTACATCAAGTTTTagagaaaatcaagaatgagTCATTCTTCAAGTGGCCGAATAAGATGGCTAGAGACTCCATGAAACGCAATTAGAGTCTGTATTGTTAGTACCACCAGGACCACGGACATATTACAGAAGACTGCAGGAACCTTTGGAACCACCTAGATCAGCTAGTCCAAGAAGGGAAACTGAGGCACCTTTTGCATTCTTCCAGTGGTTATCAAGGCCAGGCAAACCAGGAGCCCCGGAGAGACACTTCCTTAAGACCACCCATAGGAACGATAAACGTAATCTTTGCTGCTCCGGGGAGGACGGGCTCATGCCCTTCTAGGGTGATGTTTGTAGCTCGGCTACCTGCTGATGACTCTGGCCCAGAGCTAAAAAGACCCAAAGTGTATCCTCATCTGGTCTTAGGTTTCTCCGAGGAAGACAAAATTGGAACcatccaaccccacgacgatgcgtTGGTAATTACTTCTCGGATTGGGGGTTACGACGTGAAAAGGGTAATGGTAGATGGTGATGGTGATAGTGGAGCCGAGATCATGTACCTCGATCTCTATAAGGGGCTAAAGCTGAGACCAGAAGATTTGACGCCCTATAGCTCCCCTTTGATGAGTTTTGATGGGAAGATTGTCATGCCAAAGGGCCAGATTAGACTACCTGTGCAAACCGGCCCGGAGATAGTGGAGGTTGACTTCATTATGGTGGATACTTACTCCCCTTACACTGCCATCGTGGCTAAACCTTGGCTTCATACCCTAGGAGTCGTTGCCTCCACCTTGCATTAGAAGGTGAAGTTCCCTTTCGAGGGATGGGTCCTGGAAATTCGAGGTTGCCAGGCTACGGCAAGAGAGTACCTGGTGGCTGCCATCTCACATCAGCTCAGAGCAGAGTCCTCGACCCGTGTTGAAGAAAGCTCATAGCAATCAAAGACCCCGGCATCGCCTATTAATGCACCAACCGAGGAAGCAAAATGTGAGGATTTAAAAAAGGTGATCATTGGCGATGACCCGGAGAGGTTCTTCCAGGTGGGATCTCGACTGCCCCCTCGGGAAAAGGAGGGATTGATAGGGTTCCTCagaaaaaatgttgatgtgttcgcatgggacgcATATGATGCCCCAGGAATTGATCCGAACTTCATATGTCACCACTTAAATGTAAATCCATCAGCCACTCCCAAAAAACAACCACCTCGGCGCCCATCCAAGGAGCACGCCGACGCTGTCAAGGACGAGGTGAGAAAGCTCAAGCAAGaaggggctatcaaggaggtgTTCTACCTTGAGTGGTTGGCTAACACTGTGGTtgtaaagaagaagagtgggaagtggcgagtttgtgtggacttcacagacttaaaCATGGCGTGTCCAAAAGACCCGTTCCCCATGCCTCGGATAGACCAGTTAGTGGATGTAACTGTAGGCCATTCtcggatgagcttcttagatgcttttcaaggctatcatcaaataccaccAGCCCTGGgtgatcaagaaaaaatagcGTTCGTGACTCCTATTGGAAATTaccactacaaagtgatgccctttggtttgaagaatgcgAGGTCTacttaccaaaggatgatgactagatTGTTTGagccacaactgggcaa is a genomic window of Quercus lobata isolate SW786 chromosome 2, ValleyOak3.0 Primary Assembly, whole genome shotgun sequence containing:
- the LOC115962113 gene encoding uncharacterized protein LOC115962113, whose translation is MFVARLPADDSGPELKRPKVYPHLVLGFSEEDKIGTIQPHDDALVITSRIGGYDVKRVMVDGDGDSGAEIMYLDLYKGLKLRPEDLTPYSSPLMSFDGKIVMPKGQIRLPVQTGPEIVEVDFIMVDTYSPYTAIVAKPWLHTLGVVASTLH